A genome region from Natronobeatus ordinarius includes the following:
- a CDS encoding polysaccharide biosynthesis C-terminal domain-containing protein, whose amino-acid sequence MANSFSSAVFTAFFSKVTILVLSTAFTPLLVRLLGPTRYGHYAIVLSVFAIVAIFMMAGTTEAVRKYVSERQDRDWQAAVVSYIFRPAIGIGLLGALGFFLAAWSGLAARVFGAPFTSLFYLLGLYAIGRQLRVHILFTLMGLHLESVSEPLKVVQKVLFVVLALVLVYVGFGVEGVLIADVVTSAFTIVVGSAFLVRELPRRSLVRAPDVSLPKEQIRTYSFNTVWFYLFLMSLYHVDVLILQHWTTDRTVGFYKGALVIAEVLWVAPLAIQLVLLQRVSQLWETGDLETIDRRASLVTHHVFLLTALLAIGVAVLAFDLVPLYLGESFAPAAIPLLVLLPGVLGFAIARPTIAINQARRSLRPLLLATGASSAINLVLNVALIPQYGMVGAAVATSVGYGSLVVFQSVVARNLGYRPLAGVRWRSTILTVAATLLVIVPLTVVLTSSLVALVVVPPVGAIVYVSAAFVTGAVTADEVERVVDAVGLLPERLERQLLVAVRRLARVQN is encoded by the coding sequence ATGGCAAACTCGTTCTCCTCGGCCGTGTTCACCGCCTTCTTCTCGAAAGTGACGATCCTCGTCTTGAGCACGGCGTTCACGCCGCTTCTGGTCCGGCTGCTCGGTCCGACGCGCTACGGTCACTACGCGATCGTGCTGTCGGTGTTCGCGATCGTCGCGATCTTCATGATGGCCGGGACGACCGAGGCGGTCAGAAAGTACGTCTCCGAGCGCCAGGACCGCGACTGGCAGGCCGCAGTCGTCAGCTACATCTTTCGCCCGGCGATCGGAATCGGCCTGCTCGGTGCGCTGGGATTTTTCCTCGCCGCGTGGTCGGGCCTCGCCGCCCGCGTCTTCGGGGCGCCGTTTACTTCCCTGTTTTACCTCCTCGGCCTGTACGCGATCGGTCGCCAGCTTCGGGTCCACATCCTCTTTACGCTCATGGGACTCCACCTCGAGTCGGTTTCTGAGCCGCTGAAAGTCGTCCAGAAGGTGCTCTTCGTGGTGCTCGCACTCGTCCTCGTCTACGTCGGCTTCGGTGTCGAGGGCGTCCTCATCGCCGACGTCGTCACGAGCGCGTTCACGATCGTCGTCGGCTCGGCGTTCCTCGTCAGGGAGTTGCCCCGTCGCTCGCTCGTCAGGGCGCCGGACGTCTCGCTCCCCAAGGAACAGATCCGCACGTACTCGTTCAACACCGTCTGGTTCTACCTCTTTCTCATGTCGCTCTATCACGTCGACGTGCTCATCCTCCAGCACTGGACGACCGATCGCACGGTTGGCTTCTACAAGGGAGCACTCGTCATCGCCGAAGTGCTGTGGGTCGCCCCGCTGGCCATCCAGCTCGTCCTCCTCCAGCGGGTCTCGCAGCTGTGGGAGACGGGGGACCTCGAGACGATCGACCGTCGGGCCAGCCTGGTGACTCACCACGTGTTCTTGCTCACGGCGCTGCTGGCGATCGGGGTCGCCGTCCTGGCGTTCGACCTCGTGCCGCTGTATCTCGGCGAGTCGTTCGCCCCGGCGGCGATTCCGCTGCTGGTGTTGCTCCCCGGCGTGCTCGGCTTCGCGATCGCCCGCCCGACGATCGCGATCAACCAGGCGCGGCGGTCGTTACGGCCGTTGCTGCTGGCGACGGGTGCGAGTTCGGCCATCAACCTCGTCCTGAACGTCGCACTGATCCCGCAGTACGGGATGGTGGGCGCGGCGGTGGCGACGTCGGTCGGCTACGGCAGCCTCGTCGTCTTTCAGTCCGTGGTCGCGAGGAACCTCGGCTATCGACCGCTCGCCGGCGTTCGCTGGCGCTCGACGATCCTCACCGTGGCCGCGACGCTCCTCGTGATCGTCCCGCTGACGGTCGTGCTGACGTCGTCGCTCGTCGCGCTCGTCGTCGTTCCGCCAGTCGGTGCGATCGTCTACGTGAGTGCCGCATTCGTGACGGGTGCGGTAACCGCCGACGAAGTCGAACGCGTCGTCGACGCCGTCGGTCTCCTGCCCGAGCGCCTGGAACGACAGCTGCTCGTCGCGGTCCGTCGACTCGCACGGGTGCAGAACTGA
- a CDS encoding class I SAM-dependent methyltransferase has product MESVTDDMDTLPGAVYSRVPDGAKPAVKHGYHILSPTASWTYLKRRERTRTAFAEEFFGQERYDRLWEEFFEESDIVDIVMAGLEEVGDEKVVFDTHRGVAAHVYALIRTWEPDHVVSTGVYSGVGTASMLLALAANDHGTLHTVDASLTRDAAALRRRTNGGLDRATMLEYVERGRPSCSEHRSHVLPEGKEPGWIVPEELHDRWDSRLGRPRDVLPTLYAELPEIDIFYHDSEYSTSGMLFEFELAWEWLAPGGMMISPHVDRNDAFETFVEEREATHGLLEFDYLATSEYDVPCSCGYVRKPAGGVE; this is encoded by the coding sequence ATGGAGTCCGTAACGGACGACATGGACACCCTCCCCGGGGCGGTGTACAGTCGGGTTCCCGACGGAGCGAAGCCGGCCGTGAAACACGGCTATCACATCCTCAGCCCAACGGCTTCCTGGACGTACCTCAAACGACGCGAACGAACGCGCACGGCGTTCGCAGAGGAGTTCTTCGGGCAGGAGCGATACGACCGGCTCTGGGAGGAGTTCTTCGAGGAGAGCGACATCGTCGACATCGTGATGGCCGGCCTCGAGGAAGTCGGCGACGAGAAGGTCGTCTTCGACACCCACCGCGGGGTCGCCGCGCACGTCTACGCACTCATTCGGACGTGGGAGCCCGACCACGTCGTCTCCACCGGCGTCTACAGCGGCGTCGGAACCGCCTCGATGCTCCTCGCGCTCGCGGCGAACGACCACGGCACCTTACACACGGTCGACGCCTCGCTCACCCGCGACGCCGCTGCCCTCAGGCGACGGACGAACGGTGGACTCGATCGAGCGACGATGCTCGAGTACGTCGAACGCGGCCGTCCGTCGTGCTCGGAACACCGGAGTCACGTCCTCCCCGAGGGGAAAGAGCCGGGCTGGATCGTCCCGGAAGAACTCCACGACCGGTGGGACTCACGGCTCGGCCGGCCACGTGACGTGTTGCCGACGCTGTACGCCGAACTGCCCGAGATCGACATCTTCTACCACGACTCGGAGTACTCGACCAGCGGCATGCTCTTCGAGTTCGAACTCGCCTGGGAGTGGCTGGCTCCCGGCGGGATGATGATCTCACCACACGTCGACCGCAACGACGCCTTCGAGACGTTCGTCGAAGAACGCGAGGCGACCCACGGCTTGCTCGAGTTCGATTACCTGGCGACGAGCGAGTACGACGTGCCGTGTAGCTGTGGATACGTCCGCAAGCCGGCCGGTGGGGTCGAATGA
- a CDS encoding class I SAM-dependent methyltransferase has protein sequence MDADSHRRTGDVPESTPYHDPHVARHYEHLASSHGLRERERTVIERYFDATDGRVLDVGCGAGRTTRALEQRGFDVVGIDISEEMVERASDRFSDLDVRVGDATDLEFDDGSFEHVLFSWVGIDAIRPAWLRRRALFEIRRVLKPGGVFAFSSHNSFYTLPAIVLDHDHLRNWYLKNGNHRTIGSRYKYDGMDFAVKKYISNPIHQYRQLRRHGFEVVGCVGKRESIGKYFERQPYYVARKPHDRATER, from the coding sequence ATGGACGCAGACAGCCACCGTCGGACGGGCGACGTCCCGGAATCGACGCCGTATCACGACCCGCACGTCGCTCGCCACTACGAGCACCTCGCCAGCAGTCACGGTCTCCGCGAGCGCGAACGAACCGTGATCGAGCGGTACTTCGACGCCACCGACGGGCGCGTACTCGACGTCGGCTGTGGCGCCGGCCGAACGACTCGAGCGCTCGAGCAGCGCGGCTTCGACGTCGTCGGGATCGACATCAGCGAGGAGATGGTCGAGCGCGCGAGCGACCGCTTCAGCGACCTCGACGTCCGGGTTGGCGACGCGACCGACCTCGAGTTCGACGACGGCTCGTTCGAGCACGTGCTGTTTTCCTGGGTCGGCATCGACGCGATTCGACCCGCCTGGTTACGACGACGCGCACTGTTCGAGATCCGTCGCGTCCTGAAACCCGGCGGCGTGTTCGCGTTCAGTTCGCACAACTCCTTCTACACGCTCCCGGCGATCGTGCTAGACCACGATCACCTCCGGAACTGGTATCTGAAAAACGGCAATCACCGAACCATCGGTTCGCGGTACAAGTACGACGGGATGGATTTTGCGGTGAAAAAGTACATTTCGAACCCGATCCACCAGTACAGACAGCTTCGCCGGCACGGCTTCGAGGTCGTCGGCTGCGTCGGCAAACGCGAGTCGATCGGGAAGTATTTCGAACGACAGCCGTACTACGTGGCGAGAAAACCTCACGATCGGGCAACCGAACGTTGA